One genomic window of Quercus robur chromosome 6, dhQueRobu3.1, whole genome shotgun sequence includes the following:
- the LOC126689633 gene encoding U-box domain-containing protein 35-like — MWLPKKKEIEKTEGNGIVAVAVNNDKGSQQALKWATDHLLSKGETLVLIHVVKRASSSASVMTFVCTDGGKRAAICDSNEKTASLHRQQLEQQNRDIFFTYHCYCTRKYIHCLDVLLEDTDIGKALTDYVAHAAIEKLVLGAPRHGFLRFKSSSIPSTVSKGAPDFCSVYVIPKGIHLSSVRKASRPAPHTSPLLEHIKKLSAKSIETSATLSKLTMNLRGLRSLKFECHFLSLHDWPHYYGEHRQPFTKGGRGKNSKAYSEILESDNDISFISSEKPSTEKMFPTVFNFTDSGQTSQLSTQSIYLDSKVNDLSRLDYFSSSSQESGRTSCSGSSQNLDDEEAKMRRLKLQLKQKMDMYSAASREAFKANQKAMEHHWKLAEEWKLDEVRLGEEAALSIAEKERARSKAAPKRIAELGTQKRANEKIKAHKEAEQARWALDNLAQSDLKYRRYTIEEIEKATNFFSESLKIGEGGYGTVYRCYLDHTPVAVKVLHPDAAQGRSQFLREVDILGCIRHPNMVLLLGSCPEFGILVYEYMANGSLDDCLFREGNTPALSWQLRFRIAAEIATGLLFLHQTKPEPVLHCDLKPGNILLGHNYVSKISDAGLARFVPAVDENVTEFHTTSTVGTFCYIDPEYQQTGMLDVKSDIYSLGIMLLQLITAKPPMGLAYIVEQSIENGSFTEMLDPAVLDWPVEEALCFAKLALQCAELRRKDRPDLCKEVLPELSRLRELAEEKMNYIL; from the exons ATGTGGcttccaaagaaaaaagaaatagagaagacaGAAGGAAATGGGATAGTTGCAGTTGCCGTTAACAATGACAAAGGGAGCCAACAAGCTCTCAAATGGGCTACTGACCATCTTCTTTCCAAGGGCGAAACTCTCGTTCTAATCCATGTTGTTAAAAGAGCATCCTCATCTGCat CTGTTATGACTTTTGTATGTACAGATGGGGGAAAACGTGCTGCCATTTGTGATAGCAACGAAAAAACTGCCTCACTGCACAGACAACAACTTGAGCAGCAAAATAGGGATATATTCTTTACCTACCACTGCTACTGTACTCGTAAATAT ATACACTGCCTCGATGTCTTACTCGAAGACACAGATATAGGAAAAGCATTAACAGACTATGTTGCCCATGCTGCAATAGAGAAGTTGGTTCTTGGTGCTCCGCGGCATGGATTTTTGAG ATTCAAGTCATCAAGCATTCCAAGCACTGTATCAAAAGGGGCACCAGATTTCTGCTCCGTATATGTGATCCCAAAAGGGATCCACCTCTCTTCAGTGCGAAAAGCATCTCGTCCAGCCCCCCATACTTCCCCACTACTTGAACATATTAAGAAACTAAGTGCCAAAAGCATTGAAACTTCTGCCACTCTCTCCAAACTTACAATGAACTTAAGAGGTTTGC gcAGCTTGAAATTTGAATGCCATTTCCTTTCATTACATGACTGGCCTCATTATTATGGTGAACACAGGCAGCCCTTCACAAAAGGAGGAAGAGGGAAGAATTCAAAGGCCTATTCGGAAATTCTAGAATCAGATAATGATATATCATTTATAAGCAGTGAGAAGCCAAGCACTGAAAAGATGTTTCCTACAGTCTTCAATTTTACTGATTCAGGCCAAACCTCTCAGCTTTCAACTCAATCAATCTATTTAGATTCCAAGGTCAATGACCTCAGTCGTTTGGATTATTTCTCATCAAGTTCACAGGAGAGTGGTAGAACATCTTGTTCAGGGTCATCCCAAAATTTG GATGATGAGGAAGCTAAGATGAGGAGACTGAAGCTGCAGCTGAAGCAAAAAATGGACATGTACAGTGCTGCATCCAGAGAGGCATTTAAAGCAAATCAAAAG GCAATGGAGCATCATTGGAAACTTGCAGAAGAGTGGAAGTTAGATGAGGTAAGACTAGGAGAGGAAGCTGCACTGTCAAtagcagagaaagagagagctagGTCCAAGGCAGCTCCAAAGAGGATTGCAGAGTTGGGGACACAAAAAAGAGCAAATGAAAAAATCAAAGCCCACAAAGAAGCAGAGCAAGCTAGGTGGGCATTGGATAATCTAGCCCAAAGTGATCTCAAATACAGGAGATACACAATTGAGGAGATTGAGAAGGCAACAAATTTCTTTTCTGAATCTCTTAAGATTGGGGAAGGAGGTTATGGCACTGTGTATAGGTGTTACCTTGATCATACACCAGTCGCAGTCAAGGTTTTACATCCAGATGCTGCTCAAGGGAGATCACAATTTCTGCGAGAG GTAGACATACTTGGCTGTATAAGACATCCCAATATGGTACTCCTTCTAGGATCCTGTCCCGAGTTTGGCATCCTAGTCTATGAATACATGGCTAATGGAAGTTTAGATGACTGTCTCTTCCGGGAAGGAAACACTCCAGCCCTCTCTTGGCAACTCAGGTTCCGAATTGCTGCAGAAATTGCCACAGGCCTGCTCTTCCTCCATCAGACCAAGCCAGAGCCAGTACTGCACTGTGACCTCAAGCCAGGAAACATTTTGCTAGGCCACAACTACGTCAGTAAGATTAGTGATGCTGGATTGGCCAGGTTCGTACCTGCTGTAGATGAAAATGTAACAGAGTTCCACACGACCTCAACAGTTGGAACCTTCTGCTATATTGATCCAGAATATCAACAAACAGGAATGCTTGATGTAAAGTCTGATATCTACTCCCTAGGAATCATGCTTCTGCAGTTGATAACAGCCAAGCCACCAATGGGCCTGGCTTACATTGTTGAACAGTCTATTGAGAACGGTTCATTCACAGAGATGCTAGACCCAGCTGTGCTTGATTGGCCAGTTGAAGAAGCATTGTGCTTTGCAAAGCTAGCACTCCAATGTGCAGAACTCAGACGGAAAGACCGGCCAGATCTTTGCAAGGAAGTATTGCCAGAGCTCAGTAGACTGAGAGAACTAGCTGAAGAAAAGATGAACTATATCCTCTAA